In Heliangelus exortis chromosome 3, bHelExo1.hap1, whole genome shotgun sequence, the genomic stretch TTAAGCAGGTAAATTAAGCCAGAagtaggggggggggggaaaaaaaaatcacttcacaAGAAAATGAGATTACCTTTTAATTCCTTTGTATGTGTACTTTGAACACTCTGCCTCTACCTGAAGTGCCAGTTCACGAGTGGGAGTAAGGACTAACATTCCAGGCCCTCCACGCTGATCTCTGGATCTGCAATAAAGCAACCTTAGAGTGTGGATACATAAGGCTAGGCAAAGTCCATCAGATGTgacatcaaatatttttctactgttCTAGACTTTGTCAGCACAGTGCTACTAACAGAATCTACAGTTACAAGTTTGGTACTTATCCCACCAGTTTGTAATTGTTTTGCAATTTATGATTTATCATCTTCTTTACTAGAAAATCATGACATGGGGGTAAAAGGGGAAAATGTCAACAGCCAAACAAGCCAGACATGTGAGCAGTCCTTACATTGGTTGTGAAGTCAAGTGAATGAATCCCGGCATCAAGTACGCTAATGTCTTCCCAGTACCAGTCTGTGCTATACCAATAACATCCATTCCTTGGAGTATGATCGGCCATGCCTGGGACTAACATAAACCAACAAATACTTGAATGCACTTTTACTCTTCAGCTTCAGTTAGAGAGTCATCAAAACTGAAGAAGTACCTGAATGGGTGTAGGTTTCTGAAACCCAACTTTTCTTATGTTAGCCATAATATCAGGATAAGGCTCAAATACATCCTCAAATTTGCAAACGGGATTGGGAATGCGGCGCTTCTCACCTTCTTTTAAGTCATCacaaattatattattattttctttcctgtgtggAATTAAAGAATTGCCATTGCTTTAAAGTCTTGTATCTGAAACAGTAGAACTTACACAAAAGACTGCCTTTCTGACATTTTTAGTTCTtgcagcaacaaaaaacaaactaagGGTGTTGAATGAGACTTATAACTATTCTAAATTTTAAGAAAGCCTTATTACAAAAACAGTTCTCCTGAAGGCAGAAATTACCATTTGTTCTTATGAATTTTACCATTTGTTCTTATGAATTTCTCATCTGAAATTATACATGGCTACTAACAGGAACAGCAGTCTTGTCATACCAGACTTCAATTATATGCTCTTACAAACTAAATAATTCTGACAAGTTTTTAAACCTAAAGACAACCGAGAACTCATAGAAATGGACTGGACTTATTTGTCATAACCCTGCATTCTGACAAAAGCCTTCTGGAAGTATTTTCAAAGCAGCTCCCTGGATGCActagaaaacacaaacaaaccagctttaaaaaaatagcacagTCAGTGAGACAAcctccacaaagaaaaaaaaccaacccactcaaaaaaacccaaccaacaaacacACAACAATGCACACAAAAACCTACTGAGGTTTTGAGACTCCCCCAAATTAAGAGGTATTAATATGGATAAGTAGTGAGACTCCCCCTAATTAAGGGGTATTAATATGCATAAGTAGTTTATCTCCATTCTCCATTCCAGTTCTGTACTCTTCTATAGATTCCACtcagaaaaaagttttacttCGAGCAAGTTGTGGACTAGGAAAACAATGTGTAATTCAACTTCCTCATGTTTataaacaactttttttccaaTCACTGTCTTGTTTTCCTTAAAGGAAACAGACtagctgaaaaaagaaaatcattttTCTATTACACAAGTGTTACTCCTCACTGCATGTTCTGAACTTACAGAACAGTGTTCTGGTGCTCTTGACTAGCTCTAACAAAAATGCATAAGTATATGTTAAGGGAAACATGTCAATTTCATGCTTTGCTCACTGTGGCAAGGTTTTTCTGGAGgccatgaaagagaaaaaacagacaccgtaaaaaaaggaaaagtaatatAAGGTAACACTTCAAGAACGTTCACCAACTTCAACAGTACTactgaaaagaatgaaaattttatCCTGACCTCAACAGAAACACTTGAAACCAATGCTTTTCTTGCAAAGTAATGATGTAGATTGTTTGATCAAAATGCATGGATGCATATATAACTGAGGCATGTACTTGTAAAGGAAATATAGACAAACAGTAAGACAACAGAAACAGATTTGAAATTTGTTCTGAAGATGGTACTTGACTAAAATACATGGAGGAAAAGTGGAAGCTCAAAGGTACTTGATCAGTGAACAACCCTATTTGGAAGGACACAGAAAACATGAACATGCTCTCTcatgaaatgcaaagaaacagCCAAAACTCAGTGAACTGTCTTGGTTTTCCCCTTCTGAAAAGTAACTATAACAAACGCTTTTAGAGAAACATTTAATTCctaatgttaatttttaatcaaCTAATACTACCTCacttgctatttattttttgactCCTAAGAAAGAATTCCTAAGAAGACCCTCCTGTCTCAGTATATGATTTCCCAGTTCTTTTTTATACCTTAATAGCTATTATTGCCATGCAGATGACTCCCCATAGAAAGGGATCTTACCGCCACAGTTCCACTTCTTCTTGTGACATAGATGCTGTACTTGATGACTCTTTGTAGAAGTTTTTCTCAATTGGAGGCAAGTCTTAAAACAATCAGAGAAAGTACACTTGACGATAATTTGCAATGCTACACATCCAGGATATATCTGCTAAAGTTTGAGATGAAAATCCCAAAACCCAGACTGTGCCTTATAGAGGCACATCCTATAGCCTTAGGAGTCAGAAGTGGTGGAAGACTTGTTAATGCAAAAGACAAGAGGCAGAGACAAATATTAATTATCTGCAAAGGATAATTAAGTTTCAAGTTATAAAGCTAACATATCTTGTCAGATTTCTGCAGTGGCCATGTACAGAACAGCAGCACTTTCAAAAGGCAAAGTCATAATGCCAACTGAGTAGCAAGTTTAAGCCTTCACATAGCAATTATAATGTCCTTGAACATCTGACGTGGCCACTTCTCAACAAATACTTAACTAATTTGGACACTGAAAGATTCAATCATctcaaagcaaaaattaataatgtttCAGCACTCAACAGATTTAGCATATGAAGACAAGTACCACAGAACCAAAATTTCAAGACTCACCTGCCCACTTCATAGCTTCATATTTAGCTTTGTTCTCTCGAAGAGAGGCCCAGTTAATCACAGGTTTCTTTGGGTTGCTTGCAGGCTTGATCACCTCCAAGGTTTTTCCTATGGAGTAAGTAACAAAACGCTGCTTATTGATGGCATCTGTTGAGAGGGTGGAGAACTCCTCCTTCAAAACAAGTGCCTTTTTCTAGTTTAAGATCTCTTATGTGATCTTCAACAGACACAAAGGATACTGTACTCACTTTTGGGCCCATCATtacaaaaaaagacattgaggtgttggagtgtgtccaaagaagggcaacagaactggtgaagggtctagagctTAAGTcttatgaagagaggctgagagaattgagactgttcagtctggagaaaaggaggggctgagggggcaCCTAATCACTCTCTATAATAAATACCTGACAGGAGGTTGTAGCGAGCTGAGGgacagtctcttctcccaagtagcaaGCCATAAAACAAGAGGAAACGGCCCCAAGTTgtgcaggggaggtttagatcagatattaggaaaaatttattccctgaaagggttgtcaagcactggaacagtctgttcagggaagtggtggagtaATCCCTAAAGGTACtgaaaagatgtgtagatgagGTGCTTAGAGACATGGTTTACTGTTGGACTTGGCAGTGTCAggctaatggttggacttgatctcaaaagtcttttccaaccaaaactattctatgatttcaaTAGACAATTCTTTCCTAGGTCTTAGCCTGAAACATCAGTAAAGCCCATACAAATTCAGTTCTGATAAAAAAGAGGCATTTCACCAATTTTAGCTACTTAAAGTAACATCAGCTTCCAAAATGCTGCTCCACCAACTAGCAATAAGGCTTGTTGTGCAACATGCTTCTAAAATACCCCCATAAACTAACAGAGAGAAAGCTTTATTTTCAACAGCTACAAGAGTAAGTTTTACTTCTAGAGCATTCAATATCAAAGTCTCAGTATAGCTGCATTCTACAGCCCTTTTTTCTATGAAGTTAACTGTTCTtacaaaagaaagcttttatgTTGAAGACATAAATAGCAACATAACTACGTATTAGTGCAAAAGcaagaaacacagcaaaaacaGTCACATACATTCAGCAAGTGTTAACTATTACTAGACTCTTGAAATACACTTGTCTATCTTCCAGAACACTTCtaaattttaaacttttagTGACTGCATTCCTTATTCTAACACTGGAACACAACTCTTGGATGCCTTCCTGCTCATCAGTGACCCAAATCAACAACTTATGGATGCTGTTTACCTGTGCAGAGTTCTTAGGTGCACAAGACAAATACCTGTAACTTAAGCAGCATCTCAACATACAGTCATTACTTATATATACACATTAATAGACAAAGTTAATACAATAAAGTGAGCAGTAAGTAATGTTGCAATAAACATGCAACATCACATCTTAAATGGTAACTTCCCATGAATGTAATAAAAAGTCAGCATTACCCATGTTATAATAAATGTAAATTTGCTTTACAGACTACATTCATAAAAGCTTACTGGATTTTAATACTGCACATATACTACATTAAAACTTAAACTAGAACCAGTCCTTGTATTTGGAGGAATCAGACTGccaatataaaaaaacaagTGGTGCTACATTCTATATTCATCAAAACTGTTGAAAACACTAAGGAACACATTTTCACAGAAGTATGGCAATTTGAGAGGGTGAATTCTTCATAGCTAAGGAAGAAGGATGTCTAGGTATTTCACTTTTAAGGATGTATGTCACTGACATACATTTttacaaagtaaaaattaattcactttGGTATAATACTGCTAATACTCCAGCAAACTACTGAATGTATGGAAAGACAATttactgatcttttttttttcaaaacgGTATTTTTTATCTCTCTGTCCCACCTCTAACATAGCTTTGTCCAGATCTTGTAGCAGCATCATCAATCATCAACCTCTTGGCTTTTTCTTGCACAGAAACACTGCCAAAAATCTTTACTTCAGCCTCATCTGTTCCCTTGATAACCTATGTTCATAAAACTTTTGAGTTTTTTATACTGCAAAGACCAACATTACAGAAGAATACACACTGAAAACAATTCttgatttttgttaaaaaaaaaaattaacctctCTTCCCCAGTAAAAGATCCCTTAATTTCTAAAAGGGAATTAAatacatactttaaaaaaatataaaatccatATGTTTTTCTTACTTTCATTTACCAGTCAGGTTGCGCTCTCAGTTCCACTTTTTACCAACTATTGTAAAAGAGTTGAATTATTACAACTACTGCAATATCCTTCAACTTGCTGCAGTAACTTTAGCTTATATAGAAATGAAACTGATTATATTCTCAACAGAGTTTACATCTGGACAATACAAATGTACATGGTACCTTTACCCTGGAACCTGAAGAATCCTGAAGTTCTCTTATTTTAGTTCCACCTCTGTCTGCTGTAAAGACACACTGCTGGTATTACAAATATTTAGCCAAAGCTGTCAAAATCTACACTTGGTAACTGCAAGTATTTTGGTTGTAACCAAAACTTAAATGCCTTTCTACCAGTACacacataaacaaaaaaaacttgtgaCAACAAACTGTTGGAAAATGCAGGTAACTTTTGACAACCAAATTACATGTGGGGATGAAGGCACATCAGCTATGAgataaagcagcaaaaccagcctgAGAGATCCACCCTTACTCTAGACGATTAGAGTGTAGCCCACCTACAGTCTGCTGCCCACAAGAAACAAGGCATTGGGACAGCTTCAGGAAGGAAAATCTCCTCTCCCTTGACAAGCAAGAGAGCTCCTCTTTTCACCCAGTACTCTGCAAAACGACCCTGCTTAGCCCCAGGCGAGAAAGATGTCAGGGGACCACCAAGGGCTGGGGCTCTTCCGCGGAGGGGGAGACGATACTGATGGATCCTCATGGGGCACAGAGGAGGGGGAGGCACCCACACGAGCAAACCTCACCGCGGCCGGGCCTGGCACCTCCCCACCCGCTTACCTCAGCGGGCCAAGGCCCCCGCGGGGCGGCCGTGCGGCCATTATTACCTATCGGAGCCCCGACCAAGGCTCTATCGAGATGGAAGGTGAGGGGCTCCACGGCGTCCGGAGCTTGGCCGCCGGCGGCTCGGGGCGGCTGTTGCCGCGCTGCCTTCCCCAAGCCGCGGAAGCCTTCAGTACTTCgagcctccccctcctcccctccgcGGCTGCCCGCCGCCTCCCGCCTACACCACGCAGCGCTCCTCCGATACCCAGAGCCCTCTCCGGAGGCGCGGCTCTGCGATGGGGTCGCCGGCAGCTGCCGGAGACGCCCGGCGGTAGCGGCAGAAGATGGCGGCCGGCTCTGCGGACCGCCATCCTCGTCGCTGCTGGCGTCCCAGTCAGACATGGCCGCCCCGCATCCCCTCCAACCCCCTCCGCAGCTCCGCGGGCCATGTGGCGGGCATTGGCGCGCTTAGCCTAGGCGCACGCTGATTGGCCAGGGCGGACCGCTCTCAAAGCCGTGATTGGCCGCAGCGCGAAGGCCGCGCGTGCGGACGCGTGcggggacccccccccaggGCTAAGGTCGCGCAGCAGCAGTTTGGCTGGGGCCGTGCCACGGTACGCACTGAACGGCGGCTGTGGGTCCTGGCGGTCCTGAGGGTCGTGGGGTCCTGGgatctctctctttcctcctctccccctcatGCCTGTTGCCTTCTCGCCCCCgttcccctctttccccccccccgttTCCGTCCCTTCCCcttgtttctctcttctccccccccccccccccccgtttccctcttcctccaccCCCGTTGCCCTCCCGCTTACCAGCCTCGGAGCAGCCCTGTATGGGCTCCACTGGGGAAGAGGACTCGGTGTTTTAGGATGGGAGGGGCAAGCACTCAGCCCCCGAAGtcgaggggggagggggaaaattTTAATCTCAAATTAAGCTTTAGTGATGCTTTAATGAAGATTTTAGTATGTCTGAGTATACTAAATCTGATACAATAGTGGAAACGTGCGCAGAGCTGCAGAGGTTGAAGGGACGTCTGGAGGTCAGGTTGTGCAGTCCTCTTTCTCAAGCAGAGACACCAGGAACCACTTGGCCAGAGCCATATCCAGGCAGAGCCTCCATAATCTTTTGTGTAATTTGTGTTGCTAATACTTGGtcactgttttattaaaaacaacaagGGAAAGCTACCCTCTCTTCAATTAAGTTCAGTGAGTGTTTAAATTTCCCTTTCAGGCAGGCTCCTGTACTTGAACAGAATGGTGAACACTGATGTGTATGACTTTATGGATGTACATCATGGCCACTGTGACCTGCTGGGTGACTCACTAAGGGAAACTTCACACCACTGTCTTCTGAGCTTTCCCAGCTATGTACACAGGCATCTGGGTATTACAGAACAAGGGAATGCATATgtatttgctctttttcctgttctgcatTTATTCTTAGGCACAGTTTGGAAGTGTTCACACAGCCTGTGGATACAAATGGCTGACACAGAAAATCTGCCTTTCTGGagattgcatttttaaatttaaatatctaAGATTACATTCATCAGAGAGATAGGGGGTCACCtatatgcagaaatatttttctctgattttgaaGCCTCTTGAGGAGGCAGCAACTTCACCACAAGAACAGGATCTCTGGATTTGGTACTTTACACTCAAATTCTGAAGATTATCTTcaacagagctgcaggaagagcACAGTGAGGAAAGAAGGCTGTAGGTTTGGTGCAGTAGTGTTCTAGAGCAACTTCCATGactcagcagagaggaaaggattTCACACATGCCCCAAGCTAAAGTGAGGTAGTAGATGGGCCTTCACTTAGGAATCCTGCTCCTCACACAGACCCTTGGTGGCCTATCTGAATCAAT encodes the following:
- the DDX43 gene encoding probable ATP-dependent RNA helicase DDX43 isoform X3, which gives rise to MSDWDASSDEDGGPQSRPPSSAATAGRLRQLPATPSQSRASGEGSGYRRSAAWCRREAAGSRGGEEGEARSTEGFRGLGKAARQQPPRAAGGQAPDAVEPLTFHLDRALVGAPIADRGGTKIRELQDSSGSRVKVIKGTDEAEVKIFGSVSVQEKAKRLMIDDAATRSGQSYVRGKTLEVIKPASNPKKPVINWASLRENKAKYEAMKWADLPPIEKNFYKESSSTASMSQEEVELWRKENNNIICDDLKEGEKRRIPNPVCKFEDVFEPYPDIMANIRKVGFQKPTPIQSQAWPIILQGMDVIGIAQTGTGKTLAYLMPGFIHLTSQPISRDQRGGPGMLVLTPTRELALQVEAECSKYTYKGIKSICIYGGGDRKGQIDVVTKGVDIVIATPGRLNDLQMNNFVNLKSITYLVLDEADRMLDMGFEPQIMKILIDVRPDRQTIMTSATWPDGVRRLAKSYLKNPMIVYVGTLDLTAVNTVEQRVIVIAEEEKKAFMQCFVESMKPKDKVIIFVGKKLTADDIASDFGLQGIPVQSLHGNREQCDREQALDDFKTGKVRILVATDLASRGLDVHDITHVFNFDFPRNIEEYVHRVGRTGRAG
- the DDX43 gene encoding probable ATP-dependent RNA helicase DDX43 isoform X2, with the protein product MSDWDASSDEDGGPQSRPPSSAATAGRLRQLPATPSQSRASGEGSGYRRSAAWCRREAAGSRGGEEGEARSTEGFRGLGKAARQQPPRAAGGQAPDAVEPLTFHLDRALVGAPIDRGGTKIRELQDSSGSRVKVIKGTDEAEVKIFGSVSVQEKAKRLMIDDAATRSGQSYVRGKTLEVIKPASNPKKPVINWASLRENKAKYEAMKWADLPPIEKNFYKESSSTASMSQEEVELWRKENNNIICDDLKEGEKRRIPNPVCKFEDVFEPYPDIMANIRKVGFQKPTPIQSQAWPIILQGMDVIGIAQTGTGKTLAYLMPGFIHLTSQPISRDQRGGPGMLVLTPTRELALQVEAECSKYTYKGIKSICIYGGGDRKGQIDVVTKGVDIVIATPGRLNDLQMNNFVNLKSITYLVLDEADRMLDMGFEPQIMKILIDVRPDRQTIMTSATWPDGVRRLAKSYLKNPMIVYVGTLDLTAVNTVEQRVIVIAEEEKKAFMQCFVESMKPKDKVIIFVGKKLTADDIASDFGLQGIPVQSLHGNREQCDREQALDDFKTGKVRILVATDLASRGLDVHDITHVFNFDFPRNIEEYVHRVGRTGRAGRTGEAVTLVTRNDWRFASELIEILERANQVVPNELIAMAERYKEFQIRKEMEKDIRRPWRRPSK
- the DDX43 gene encoding probable ATP-dependent RNA helicase DDX43 isoform X1, yielding MSDWDASSDEDGGPQSRPPSSAATAGRLRQLPATPSQSRASGEGSGYRRSAAWCRREAAGSRGGEEGEARSTEGFRGLGKAARQQPPRAAGGQAPDAVEPLTFHLDRALVGAPIADRGGTKIRELQDSSGSRVKVIKGTDEAEVKIFGSVSVQEKAKRLMIDDAATRSGQSYVRGKTLEVIKPASNPKKPVINWASLRENKAKYEAMKWADLPPIEKNFYKESSSTASMSQEEVELWRKENNNIICDDLKEGEKRRIPNPVCKFEDVFEPYPDIMANIRKVGFQKPTPIQSQAWPIILQGMDVIGIAQTGTGKTLAYLMPGFIHLTSQPISRDQRGGPGMLVLTPTRELALQVEAECSKYTYKGIKSICIYGGGDRKGQIDVVTKGVDIVIATPGRLNDLQMNNFVNLKSITYLVLDEADRMLDMGFEPQIMKILIDVRPDRQTIMTSATWPDGVRRLAKSYLKNPMIVYVGTLDLTAVNTVEQRVIVIAEEEKKAFMQCFVESMKPKDKVIIFVGKKLTADDIASDFGLQGIPVQSLHGNREQCDREQALDDFKTGKVRILVATDLASRGLDVHDITHVFNFDFPRNIEEYVHRVGRTGRAGRTGEAVTLVTRNDWRFASELIEILERANQVVPNELIAMAERYKEFQIRKEMEKDIRRPWRRPSK